In Halanaerobiaceae bacterium ANBcell28, a single genomic region encodes these proteins:
- a CDS encoding DUF6671 family protein, translated as MDKKKIIQSFFKDRLAVLATMHKKEEVIAPILEKELGVNVIVPNDFNTDQYGTFTRDIDRVGNQLEAAKYKAEGAISLAGESLALASEGTFGSHPIIPFLPFNREIVLLLDKENELEIVGVATTTETNNDHSIVKNYKEAYDFSVKVGFPSHGVVIKVKESSRDQKEIIKGIDSEKKLKTAVKDALNLSDNGEIFIESDMRALYNPTRMKNIEVATRDLVEKVLTICPDCSWPGFELIDRKDGLPCDWCGRPSRLILAYIYKCKKCGYQEEKMYPNGKEKADPGSCQYCNP; from the coding sequence TTGGATAAGAAAAAAATTATCCAGTCGTTTTTTAAAGATCGTCTAGCTGTTCTAGCAACTATGCATAAGAAAGAAGAGGTTATTGCGCCAATTTTGGAAAAGGAATTGGGAGTTAATGTTATTGTGCCAAATGATTTTAATACAGATCAATATGGTACATTTACAAGAGATATAGATAGGGTGGGGAACCAGTTAGAAGCAGCAAAGTATAAAGCAGAGGGGGCTATCTCCTTAGCTGGAGAAAGTCTAGCTCTGGCTAGTGAAGGAACATTTGGCTCTCATCCTATAATTCCTTTTCTACCATTCAATCGGGAAATAGTATTGTTGCTTGATAAGGAGAATGAATTAGAAATTGTAGGTGTAGCAACTACAACAGAAACTAATAATGATCATAGTATAGTAAAAAATTATAAAGAAGCATATGATTTTTCAGTAAAAGTGGGCTTTCCCAGTCATGGAGTTGTAATAAAAGTTAAAGAGTCTAGTAGGGATCAGAAAGAAATAATAAAAGGGATAGACAGTGAGAAAAAACTAAAAACTGCAGTTAAAGATGCTTTGAATTTATCTGATAATGGTGAAATATTTATCGAATCTGATATGAGGGCACTTTATAATCCAACACGGATGAAAAATATAGAGGTTGCAACAAGAGACCTTGTAGAAAAAGTACTAACTATCTGCCCTGATTGCTCTTGGCCAGGATTTGAGTTGATTGATAGAAAAGATGGTTTGCCTTGTGACTGGTGTGGAAGACCTAGCAGACTTATTCTGGCTTACATTTATAAGTGTAAAAAATGTGGGTATCAGGAAGAAAAAATGTATCCAAATGGAAAAGAAAAAGCAGATCCAGGGAGTTGCCAATATTGTAATCCTTAG
- a CDS encoding gluconate 2-dehydrogenase subunit 3 family protein, protein MVQNTYYPDFDVLNSIKEWDPTTADVVLKRLGPFPPLKFLRGEEEMRLRVIAKHLVYDTRDDIFNWVIHFIDNRLNEGIGEYQREPDAPSEDILVREGLIAIDNLSYKIHQKDFLNIGIKDQFKILSDLQVGKAASIPDWSKIPQKQLFDKLLILTVSGYYSHPTVWSEMGYGGPAYPRGYYRIEFGLTDPWEAVRRNEGDKKKIDKEDSDGV, encoded by the coding sequence ATGGTTCAAAATACATACTATCCCGATTTTGATGTACTCAATTCAATAAAGGAATGGGATCCTACTACTGCAGATGTAGTTCTAAAGAGATTGGGACCATTCCCTCCTCTTAAATTCCTTAGAGGTGAAGAGGAAATGAGATTAAGGGTCATAGCTAAACACCTGGTTTATGATACTCGTGATGATATCTTCAACTGGGTTATTCATTTTATTGATAATCGTCTGAATGAAGGTATAGGTGAATATCAGCGAGAGCCTGATGCTCCTTCGGAAGACATACTGGTCAGAGAAGGATTAATAGCAATTGATAACTTATCATATAAGATTCATCAAAAGGACTTTCTCAATATAGGAATTAAAGATCAATTCAAAATCCTCTCAGACCTGCAGGTAGGAAAAGCAGCCTCTATTCCAGATTGGTCAAAAATACCGCAAAAACAGCTATTTGATAAACTACTGATCTTAACTGTCAGTGGATATTATTCACATCCTACTGTCTGGTCAGAAATGGGCTATGGTGGACCTGCCTATCCTCGAGGTTATTATAGGATTGAATTTGGACTTACAGACCCCTGGGAAGCAGTCAGGAGAAATGAAGGAGATAAGAAGAAAATAGACAAGGAGGATTCCGATGGAGTATAA
- a CDS encoding GMC family oxidoreductase has product MEYKTSVKHNYDHYKGHRYDNLDHRKYGDKEADVCIIGVGAAGGVLLYELANAGLDVVGIEAGPFWDPQTDFASDELHAYSLNWQDTRLSTGNDPLKFGPNNSGRGVGGGTTHFTGVFYRFHESDFRVKSTDGVAEDWPISYQDLAPYYDKIENDIKVSGPKHFPWGAFNGPYPYPEREPISAMAQVFREGCENLGIRSSTTPLAILSAPFDGRPPCTNRGFCNEGCLPNAKFSTLIQHVPKAIDKGAEVITDSMVTRIMVDKSGKVSGVEFSHKGEYYQQKAKIVIVAAFAVETPRLLLNSACPQFPDGLANSSGLVGKYIMPHSGHDVYAKFDEEIRLYKGTPVMACTQDFYESDAKRGFVRGYTLNAHGNRPLAMAKVTALDAGYWGKDLREIMLNFNFYGMITLVGEVLPHIENKVILSDQKDEYGMPRPEIHFTYGENDNNLIEHGVEKANQILKARKGKPAFVAADTGHLLGGCRMGDDPEKSVVNSFCQSHDIPNLFICGASVFTTSGGANPTETILAIAARTGDYIADIARKGSVE; this is encoded by the coding sequence ATGGAGTATAAGACTTCAGTCAAGCACAATTATGATCACTACAAAGGACATCGCTATGATAATTTAGATCATCGTAAATATGGAGATAAAGAAGCAGATGTCTGTATAATAGGTGTTGGGGCTGCTGGCGGTGTCTTACTCTATGAACTGGCTAATGCTGGGCTGGATGTTGTAGGTATTGAAGCTGGTCCTTTCTGGGATCCTCAAACGGATTTTGCCAGTGATGAATTACATGCTTACTCCCTAAATTGGCAGGATACCCGTTTATCCACTGGAAATGACCCCCTGAAATTTGGTCCCAATAATTCTGGTCGTGGAGTTGGAGGTGGTACTACTCATTTTACGGGAGTATTTTATCGTTTTCATGAAAGTGATTTTCGTGTTAAATCCACTGATGGGGTGGCAGAAGATTGGCCTATTTCCTATCAAGACCTTGCTCCTTATTATGATAAAATAGAAAATGACATTAAAGTTTCTGGTCCAAAACATTTCCCCTGGGGAGCTTTTAATGGCCCCTACCCCTATCCTGAAAGAGAACCTATTAGTGCTATGGCACAGGTTTTCCGGGAAGGATGTGAAAATCTAGGGATAAGAAGTAGTACCACTCCCCTGGCTATTCTATCAGCACCTTTTGATGGTCGTCCTCCCTGTACTAACCGGGGTTTTTGCAACGAAGGCTGTCTGCCCAATGCAAAATTTAGTACTCTGATACAACATGTTCCTAAGGCCATAGATAAAGGTGCAGAAGTAATTACTGATTCTATGGTAACAAGAATAATGGTAGATAAAAGTGGCAAAGTTAGCGGGGTAGAATTTAGCCATAAGGGTGAATATTATCAACAGAAAGCAAAAATAGTGATAGTTGCTGCCTTTGCTGTGGAAACACCAAGACTACTTTTAAATTCAGCCTGTCCTCAATTTCCTGACGGGCTTGCCAATAGTAGCGGATTAGTTGGAAAATATATTATGCCACATAGTGGTCATGATGTCTATGCTAAGTTTGATGAAGAAATAAGGCTGTATAAAGGTACCCCTGTTATGGCCTGTACCCAGGACTTCTATGAATCTGATGCTAAAAGAGGCTTTGTTAGAGGCTATACCCTTAATGCCCATGGCAATAGACCTTTGGCTATGGCCAAAGTCACTGCCCTTGATGCCGGATACTGGGGTAAGGATCTGCGGGAAATTATGCTCAATTTTAATTTCTATGGAATGATAACCTTAGTTGGCGAAGTGCTTCCCCATATAGAGAACAAAGTTATTTTAAGTGATCAAAAAGATGAATATGGAATGCCAAGACCTGAAATACATTTTACTTACGGGGAAAATGATAACAATTTAATCGAACACGGTGTGGAAAAGGCTAATCAAATTTTAAAAGCAAGAAAAGGAAAACCAGCTTTTGTTGCTGCTGATACTGGCCATTTATTAGGTGGCTGTCGAATGGGAGATGACCCAGAAAAATCAGTAGTGAATAGTTTTTGTCAAAGCCACGATATCCCTAACCTTTTTATCTGTGGAGCCAGTGTCTTTACTACCTCAGGTGGTGCCAACCCTACAGAAACAATTCTAGCAATCGCCGCCAGAACAGGAGATTATATTGCTGATATTGCCCGTAAGGGAAGTGTTGAATAA
- a CDS encoding ATP-binding protein, with product MFTDNAYRLIFFIYGLSFFTMGISALQEREVRGSNFPLVKAIKHLGYFGILHGIVEWLYMIIYTDYWPLTTSPFYFIAIINAFSFFFLWRFGSELFENDNNDTDIKNLLPWIIISIYTVIYLIIIFYLRGDSIYYMETLNVLARYSLGLPAGIASFLGLYKNGKMLHNLKLKNISVKFKVLAVLFATYGFLAGFIVEEVNFFPANIINVHAFTNILGFPVQLARTIVAVAITLLFINIIHIFIWEAEFKIDKLSKQQFIWQEKRKLGQVLHDKTIQSLFAVGLAIENLISINDENIVLVRDLESIKGNLNLVIQDIRGFIRESSLEEFNINSFKIKLYDLIDKLAKISKIDINLNYGIAEVILGSLESKVLEQIYYIIQEAVNNSIKHSKGSKIMIDLRSTLKSLNILIKDNGEGFKLDNLDQMEHYGLGSMRDRAKSIGAALDINSSEDGVEIFLKVPWEGSNEKRKN from the coding sequence ATGTTTACAGATAATGCGTATAGATTAATCTTCTTTATATATGGTTTATCCTTCTTTACTATGGGTATTTCTGCTTTGCAAGAAAGAGAGGTACGGGGTAGTAATTTTCCTTTGGTCAAGGCTATAAAACATCTAGGCTATTTTGGTATCCTTCATGGTATTGTGGAGTGGCTATATATGATTATCTATACTGATTACTGGCCTCTTACTACCAGTCCCTTTTACTTTATTGCTATAATAAATGCTTTTTCTTTCTTTTTTCTCTGGAGATTCGGTAGTGAATTATTTGAAAATGATAATAATGATACGGACATAAAGAATCTTTTACCTTGGATTATTATTAGCATATATACCGTTATTTATCTCATTATTATCTTCTACCTTAGAGGAGATTCAATATATTATATGGAAACTCTTAATGTTTTAGCTAGATATTCATTAGGTTTACCAGCAGGGATAGCTTCATTCCTGGGATTGTACAAAAACGGGAAAATGTTACACAATCTAAAGCTAAAAAATATATCAGTAAAGTTTAAAGTCCTGGCAGTACTATTTGCTACTTATGGTTTTTTAGCTGGTTTTATAGTAGAAGAAGTGAATTTTTTTCCAGCAAATATTATAAATGTACACGCATTTACTAATATCCTTGGCTTTCCAGTTCAATTGGCTAGAACTATTGTAGCTGTTGCTATAACTTTATTGTTTATTAATATTATTCATATTTTTATCTGGGAAGCTGAGTTTAAGATTGATAAGCTGAGCAAACAACAATTTATCTGGCAGGAAAAGAGGAAGTTAGGACAGGTATTGCATGATAAGACTATTCAAAGTCTTTTTGCAGTAGGATTAGCTATTGAAAATCTAATATCTATAAATGATGAGAACATTGTATTAGTAAGAGATTTAGAATCTATCAAAGGAAATCTTAACTTAGTAATTCAGGATATAAGGGGGTTTATTAGAGAATCATCTCTAGAAGAGTTTAATATTAACAGTTTTAAAATAAAATTATATGATTTGATAGATAAATTAGCAAAAATAAGTAAAATAGATATTAATTTAAATTATGGCATAGCAGAAGTAATTTTAGGTTCTTTAGAATCAAAAGTTCTTGAACAAATTTATTATATTATCCAGGAAGCTGTTAATAATTCTATAAAGCATTCTAAGGGTAGTAAAATTATGATTGATCTTAGATCTACTTTAAAGTCCTTAAATATTCTAATTAAAGATAATGGTGAGGGATTTAAATTAGACAATTTAGATCAAATGGAGCATTATGGTTTAGGATCAATGAGAGATAGGGCTAAATCTATTGGAGCTGCTTTAGATATAAATAGTAGTGAGGATGGAGTAGAAATTTTTCTTAAAGTGCCCTGGGAGGGATCAAATGAAAAACGAAAAAATTAA
- a CDS encoding FAD:protein FMN transferase — protein MNGKYIKYISVLIIVSIIIFAVVTRDESETPLKDTPTVSNSAFIMDTFIQMQLYGTENPEVINKSFDRLREVENLFSKNIETSDVYRINNNAGQEVEVHANTIKIIQKAKEYSELTSGKFDVSIGPLLELWGIGTENPRVPREEEIEEAKAKVDYRNIEVNEEKQTVRIQENMKLDLPAIVKLGYSGSELREIIRDAEDLPAAFISLGGDVLVFGDKPDGSTWRIGIQDPRIQQYRGNLALAVELTGDNIITTSGNYERYFIEDGELYHHIFDPDTGRPVQNNLRSVTLITDNSFDADVFATSLYIMGLEKGMEFVKNHLENTEAIFITDDLKAIATAGLDGKLEVLNEDFEILFE, from the coding sequence ATGAATGGTAAATATATTAAATATATTTCTGTACTAATTATAGTATCCATTATAATCTTTGCAGTAGTCACAAGAGATGAAAGTGAGACGCCACTAAAAGATACCCCTACTGTAAGTAACTCCGCTTTTATAATGGATACTTTCATACAAATGCAATTATATGGAACAGAAAATCCAGAAGTTATTAATAAAAGCTTTGATAGATTAAGAGAAGTTGAAAATTTGTTTAGTAAAAATATAGAAACAAGTGATGTCTATAGAATAAACAATAATGCTGGTCAAGAAGTTGAAGTTCATGCAAATACTATTAAAATAATACAAAAAGCAAAAGAATACTCTGAACTAACTTCTGGCAAATTTGATGTAAGTATTGGTCCACTGCTTGAATTATGGGGAATTGGCACTGAAAATCCCCGGGTTCCTAGAGAAGAAGAAATAGAAGAAGCAAAAGCTAAAGTAGACTATCGTAATATTGAAGTTAATGAAGAAAAACAAACTGTTAGAATTCAGGAAAATATGAAACTTGATCTGCCAGCTATAGTAAAACTCGGGTATTCAGGTAGCGAGTTAAGAGAGATTATTAGAGATGCTGAAGATCTACCTGCTGCCTTTATAAGTCTAGGAGGGGATGTTTTGGTTTTTGGTGATAAGCCAGACGGAAGCACTTGGAGAATAGGAATTCAAGACCCACGAATTCAGCAATATAGAGGAAATCTTGCCTTAGCTGTTGAACTTACTGGGGATAATATAATAACCACTTCTGGTAATTATGAGCGCTATTTTATAGAAGATGGGGAATTATATCATCATATATTTGATCCAGATACAGGCCGTCCTGTTCAGAACAATCTAAGAAGTGTTACCTTAATTACAGATAATTCTTTTGATGCAGATGTCTTCGCCACTTCCTTATATATCATGGGTCTGGAAAAAGGTATGGAATTTGTAAAAAATCATTTAGAAAATACTGAGGCAATTTTTATCACCGATGATTTAAAAGCCATCGCCACAGCTGGTCTTGACGGAAAATTAGAAGTGTTAAATGAAGACTTTGAAATATTATTTGAATAA
- a CDS encoding DUF3231 family protein, which translates to MKLNISDILGTNNKTNTKAKQLHTGEVFALWQHLLLRYDTYEMTDIFENFANDVEFKGILSLGKTVLSKEILELEKQMDSYGIPLPPRPPKSINTSANTEVLRDELMFRLIYMGIQNFLTQHIRTILNTSNEDLLTIFKKFEDMEMELFTKLQKYAQFKGWIFIPPAYKNS; encoded by the coding sequence ATGAAATTGAACATATCTGATATACTTGGGACTAATAATAAGACCAACACCAAAGCAAAACAGCTACATACAGGTGAAGTATTTGCATTGTGGCAACATCTCTTATTAAGATATGATACTTATGAGATGACTGATATCTTTGAAAATTTTGCTAATGACGTAGAGTTTAAGGGTATATTATCTTTAGGAAAAACGGTTTTAAGTAAAGAAATATTAGAATTAGAAAAGCAGATGGATAGTTATGGTATTCCTCTGCCACCTAGACCTCCAAAATCAATAAATACATCAGCAAATACAGAGGTTTTGCGGGACGAACTGATGTTTCGTTTAATTTATATGGGAATACAAAATTTTCTTACTCAACATATAAGGACTATCTTAAATACTTCAAATGAAGACCTCTTAACAATATTCAAAAAATTTGAAGATATGGAGATGGAGTTATTTACAAAGCTACAAAAATATGCCCAATTTAAAGGGTGGATTTTTATTCCACCTGCATATAAAAATTCATGA
- the sfsA gene encoding DNA/RNA nuclease SfsA: MKYSSIHQATFIKRPNRFIAHVELNGQEEIVHVKNTGRCKEILQTGSTVFLEEASNKNRKTKYSLISAYKGDTLINIDSQVPNTVVYESLEQNKIIEIKEIETIKKEVTFGNSRFDIFFKNKKGEGFIEVKGVTLEKDRVAMFPDAPTIRGRKHIKEMIKAINSSYQGYIFFLIQLKGVDYFTPNTVMDPDFTAALKLAKDKGVKILAYDCLITTDSIRIDKQIPIKI, translated from the coding sequence ATGAAATATTCAAGTATACATCAGGCAACATTCATCAAAAGACCTAACCGCTTCATTGCTCATGTTGAACTAAATGGGCAGGAAGAGATAGTTCATGTGAAAAACACAGGAAGATGTAAGGAAATCTTACAAACAGGAAGTACTGTTTTCCTGGAAGAGGCCAGTAACAAGAATAGAAAAACAAAGTATTCCCTAATCTCTGCATATAAAGGTGATACTTTAATTAATATAGATTCACAGGTTCCCAATACTGTTGTGTATGAGAGTCTTGAACAAAATAAAATTATAGAAATTAAGGAGATTGAAACTATAAAAAAAGAAGTAACTTTTGGCAACTCAAGATTTGATATCTTTTTTAAAAATAAAAAAGGCGAAGGTTTTATTGAGGTAAAAGGTGTCACTCTAGAAAAAGATAGGGTAGCAATGTTTCCTGATGCTCCTACAATAAGGGGAAGAAAACACATCAAGGAAATGATTAAAGCAATAAATAGTTCTTATCAGGGTTATATCTTTTTCCTTATACAATTAAAGGGGGTAGACTATTTTACTCCAAATACAGTTATGGATCCAGATTTTACTGCAGCCTTAAAACTTGCTAAAGATAAGGGTGTTAAAATTCTTGCCTATGATTGTCTAATTACTACAGATAGTATAAGAATAGACAAGCAGATTCCAATAAAAATATAA
- a CDS encoding DUF3231 family protein, with protein MDLGILSRSKSNKKEISSVESFNIWNVLLVRYTSINKHQLYLNFTHDSDFKYFINKHIKEFEKEIKIFEEMAKKFKLKVPTKPPANIKFTSQIDCITDTFIFDEIYTDLMFELNGLKRAAVSSTTNDDIRSIFLDCTKRHLELYGEFYKFGKLKGWAAIAPAYKVKPNKKEEISVGEANHIWDHVNLRYDQKHMTSIFLDFTNDLDFQMIFKKGHKILDQQIETLENIALNFEIPLPARPPAVMESAIDPEMLEDKFIFRIVFANIQTAIDLHIRAILESTRNDKLRSMFFEFMEVEFGIYDNLIRYGKLKGWTHIPPMYGVSM; from the coding sequence ATGGACCTAGGGATTTTAAGTAGATCTAAAAGTAACAAGAAAGAAATTTCCTCAGTAGAAAGCTTTAATATTTGGAACGTATTGTTGGTTAGATATACTAGTATTAATAAACATCAATTATATCTTAATTTTACTCACGATAGTGATTTTAAATATTTTATTAATAAGCATATCAAAGAATTCGAAAAAGAAATAAAAATTTTTGAAGAAATGGCCAAGAAGTTTAAGCTTAAAGTACCTACAAAGCCACCAGCAAATATTAAATTTACAAGTCAAATAGATTGTATTACAGATACGTTTATTTTTGACGAAATATATACAGATTTAATGTTTGAACTAAATGGTTTAAAAAGGGCTGCAGTAAGTAGTACTACTAATGATGATATACGAAGCATTTTTCTAGATTGTACAAAACGACATTTAGAATTATATGGAGAATTTTATAAATTTGGCAAACTTAAGGGTTGGGCAGCTATAGCTCCAGCATATAAGGTGAAACCAAACAAAAAGGAAGAAATATCAGTTGGTGAAGCCAATCATATCTGGGATCATGTTAATTTAAGGTATGATCAAAAGCATATGACCAGTATTTTTTTAGATTTTACAAATGACCTAGATTTTCAGATGATATTTAAAAAAGGCCATAAAATATTAGATCAACAGATTGAAACACTTGAGAATATAGCTCTAAACTTTGAAATTCCCTTGCCTGCTAGACCCCCTGCTGTAATGGAATCAGCCATTGATCCGGAAATGTTGGAAGATAAATTTATTTTTAGAATAGTATTTGCTAATATTCAAACTGCGATTGATCTACATATCAGGGCTATTTTAGAATCTACTCGGAATGATAAATTAAGGAGTATGTTTTTTGAATTTATGGAAGTAGAGTTTGGTATATATGATAATTTAATAAGATATGGTAAGTTAAAAGGATGGACTCATATTCCTCCTATGTATGGGGTGAGTATGTAG